In the Drosophila biarmipes strain raj3 chromosome X, RU_DBia_V1.1, whole genome shotgun sequence genome, one interval contains:
- the LOC108023311 gene encoding dynein axonemal intermediate chain 7 homolog yields the protein MIMDNTAPPKKKLSKKEKARLEAEQAELMRIEMEKEKLKKLEEARQRKKLEMEQAKHRQQQEVAENRQRRAQLKDSMLFFEAVRTAIEAIKDGERHERDWEKFMRCNGLPNAASPSDLRKYIHQWHTDIAKRQLESRNWLLRTDERTLLTQDAQVPDLTRISLRQQQGRLGDVYSQRIKEVLGILNELDEMLPFKQKSALIAADLVKLKTEMRVFLKQHLDEFTYKTMSHIERDMEIDRPGVSKHIYTSDVFQSFVWTFSKDAQIALNPKARIGEQSAHNEIDFPTIEMQISLPPTVHLQSSALRGLRLNYDHFSDYCSSYCLKHARSANANILRQTKREWRKRKEILQAMLDECGREIPLSELEQLTQDQHSASSQPPRERTYDVDKLYAEYEDELSKAHRRAIGPEAYGMLETDVNLRKYRIIGGVYCIDFLETPQQDKQLNARSFIRTITSANSLVHKEYYQTYKPPPPVLPGVRRLPEEIEAEMRMIEAALDKLALVTLQLPDSVIWFEPPVACRWETHVETLEMELADGMKPQAKKSAGEGDATEADGTAGGAGAGETAAATTATPTEATPLSTHAQPSPLKSSPRCPAARVRSQKSGMAGESSRQQVLREINDFDLRAIPSDVDLYGLVKDFVVPRLPQGFCVRLEQSTPIMATGQRQRKVMFLARQTHIRLGQGLGLGQGQAADQDQLVIPKDLPKTGLGAEFLDTEEPAEMFPPLCFDKLLKFRQLAPRSKPLILQQGYLFSQLIEDMDRLWRLQLPRDQQEELIQQISEQLSPTGSRGSEAGERDTKPENEADPPENMQPLSQELVDVLQPAAAAAAFAYYTGISFVRDSQLPPELEPEPKDKRSNSLDSSEDDDDDVDSLVELLEGGASTAGNTLHDLLGPPTNSDSSDSESKQKMSNAAAITQGKWSTRDVHDTKFNEDKLSIQFRTGRLGIFGFALNKYSNMPYQTWDLRPDMKNPGTIIFSFTASLISLDMTITESGYTVNNFQGGSTQGITEMIGKTLSLSELKATLILSAVDIFPDEDAFCYTEGSCEKNYVMEMHCYACLSTLAQSHNFSWSRWNLLAGSRTAVLLVRELIEGKKVPYYSTLLVTPLKTSIIDCTEVSASFNAVGIAGMEYYADLYQLSQAHAQPSSLEKQRTMSPVLRDNIAKILMAIRPLSLC from the exons ATGATAATGGACAATACTGCC CCGCCCAAGAAGAAGCTCTCGAAGAAGGAGAAGGCCCGCCTGGAGGCCGAGCAGGCCGAGCTCATGCGGATCGaaatggagaaggagaa ACTCAAGAAGCTGGAGGAGGCCCGGCAGCGCAAGAAGCTGGAGATGGAGCAGGCGAAGcaccggcagcagcaggaggtGGCCGAGAACCGGCAGCGGCGGGCGCAGCTGAAGGACAGCATGCTGTTCTTCGAGGCGGTGCGCACGGCCATCGAGGCCATCAAGGACGGGGAGCGGCACGAGCGGGACTGGGAGAAGTTCATGCGCTGCAACGGGCTGCCGAACGCGGCCAGTCCCAGCGACCTGCGCAAGTACATCCACCAGTGGCACACGGACATCGCCAAGCGGCAGCTGGAGTCCCGCAACTGGCTGCTGCGCACCGACGAGCGCACCCTGCTCACCCAGGACGCCCAGGTGCCGGATCTCACGAGGATCTCGCTGCGTCAGCAGCAGGGACGCCTCGGCGACGTCTACTCGCAGCGGATTAAGGAGGTTCTGGGG ATCCTCAATGAGCTGGACGAAATGCTGCCCTTCAAGCAGAAGTCCGCCCTTATTGCCGCCGATCTCGTGAAGCTCAAGACCGAGATGAGGGTGTTCCTCAAGCAGCACCTGGACGAGTTCACCTACAAGACCATGTCGCATATTGAGAGGGATATGGA AATCGATAGACCAGGAGTGTCGAAGCACATCTACACCTCTGATGTTTTCCAGAGCTTCGTCTGGACCTTCTCCAAAGATGCTCAAAT AGCTCTGAACCCAAAGGCCCGAATTGGCGAGCAGTCCGCCCATAATGAGATCGACTTCCCCACCATAGAGATGCAAATCTCCTTGCCACCCACGGTTCACCTGCAGAGCTCAGCTCTGCGGGGTCTCAGGTTGAACTACGACCACTTCAGTGACTACTGCAGCAGTTACTGCCTGAAGCATGCCAGATCTGCCAATGCTA ACATCCTGCGGCAGACGAAGCGGGAGTGGCGCAAGCGCAAGGAGATCCTGCAGGCGATGCTGGACGAGTGCGGGCGGGAGATCCCGCTCTCGGAGCTGGAGCAGCTCACCCAGGACCAGCACTCGGCCAGCTCGCAGCCGCCGCGGGAGCGCACCTACGACGTGGACAAGCTGTACGCGGAGTACGAGGACGAGCTGAGCAAGGCCCATCGCAGGGCCATCGGGCCGGAGGCCTACGGAATGCTGGAGACGGATGTGAATCTGCGCAAGTACCGCATCATCGGCGGGGTCTACTGCATCGACTTCCTGGAGACCCCGCAGCAGGACAAGCAGCTGAATGCCAGATCCTTCATACGCACCA TCACTTCAGCCAACAGCTTGGTGCACAAGGAGTACTACCAGACCTACAAGCCCCCGCCTCCAGTTCTGCCGGGAGTGCGGCGATTGCCCGAGGAGATTGAGGCCGAGATGCGGATGATTGAGGCGGCCCTGGACAAACTGGCCCTGGTCACCCTACA ACTGCCGGACTCGGTGATTTGGTTCGAGCCACCTGTGGCCTGTCGCTGGGAGACGCATGTGGAGACCCTGGAAATGGAGCTGGCCGACGGCATGAAGCCGCAGGCCAAGAAGTCAGCCGGCGAGGGCGATGCCACGGAGGCAGATGGCACGGCCGGTGGTGCCGGGGCGGGTGAAACGGCGGCTGCCAccacggccacgcccaccgagGCCACGCCCCTCTCCACCCACGCCCAGCCCAGCCCCCTGAAGAGCTCGCCCCGCTGTCCAGCTGCCCGTGTGCGCTCCCAGAAATCGGGCATGGCCGGCGAGTCCAGCCGGCAGCAGGTGCTGCGCGAAATCAACGACTTCGATCTGCGGGCCATCCCCAGCGATGTGGATCTGTATGGGCTGGTCAAGGACTTCGTGGTGCCCCGGCTGCCCCAGGGATTCTGCGTTCGCCTGGAGCAGTCGACTCCGATTATGGCCACGGGCCAGCGACAGCGGAAGGTGATGTTTCTGGCCCGTCAAACCCACATCCGACTGGGTCAGGGATTGGGCCTGGGTCAAGGACAGGCAGCCGACCAGGATCAACTGGTGATACCCAAGGACCTACCCAAGACGGGTCTGGGAGCTGAGTTCCTGGACACGGAGGAACCGGCCGAGATGTTCCCCCCTCTATGCTTCGATAAGCTTCTGAAGTTCCGTCAACTGGCACCGCGTTCCAAGCCTCTCATCCTCCAGCAGGGCTATCTGTTCTCCCAGCTCATCGAGGACATGGACCGGTTGTGGCGACTCCAGCTGCCCAGGGATCAGCAGGAGGAGCTCATCCAGCAGATATCGGAGCAGCTGTCGCCCACAGGCTCGCGAGGGAGTGAAGCAG GAGAAAGGGACACGAAGCCAGAAAACGAAGCCGATCCGCCGGAGAATATGCAGCCTCTTAGCCAGGAACTGGTGGATGTCCTGCAGCccgccgcagcagccgccgccTTTGCCTACTACACGGGTATATCCTTTGTGCGGGACTCACAGCTGCCACCGGAACTGGAACCCGAGCCAAAGGACAAGCGCTCTAACAGCTTGGACAGCAgcgaggacgacgacgacgatgtgGACAGCCTGGTGGAGCTGCTCGAAGGAGGAGCCTCCACGGCGGGCAACACCCTGCACGACCTGCTGGGTCCTCCGACTAACAGTGACAGCAGTGACAGTGAAAG TAAACAGAAAATGAGCAATGCGGCAGCCATAACCCAGGGAAAGTGGAGCACCCGCGATGTCCACGACACCAAGTTTAATGAGGACAAGCTGTCCATACAGTTTCGCACCGGAAGATTGG GTATTTTTGGATTCGCTTTGAATAAATACAGCAATATGCCCTATCAAACTTGGGACCTGCGGCCAGATATGAAAAA TCCCGGCACCATAATCTTCAGTTTCACGGCCTCGCTGATCAGCTTGGACATGACGATAACCGAATCGGGCTATACGGTCAATAACTTTCAGGGTGGCAGCACCCAGGGCATCACCGAGATGATAGGAAAGACCCTGTCGCTCTCGGAGCTCAAGGCCACGCTCATCCTGTCCGCCGTGGATATTTTCCCCGACGAGGATGCCTTCTGCTACACGGAGGGCTCCTGTGAGAAGAACTACGTGATGGAGATGCACTGCTATGCGTGTCTCTCCACCTTGGCCCAGTCGCACAACTTCAGTTGGTCGCGGTGGAACCTCTTGGCCGGTTCCCGGACTGCAGTTCTCCTGGTTCGGGAGCTGATCGAGGGCAAGAAGGTGCCGTACTACTCCACCTTACTGGTCACCCCGCTGAAGACCTCGATAATTGACTGCACCGAGGTGTCGGCCAGCTTCAATGCCGTGGGCATCGCGGGAATGGAGTACTACGCCGATCTGTATCAACTGTCGCAGGCCCATGCCCAGCCCAGCAGCCTAGAGAAGCAAAGGACCATGAGTCCCGTGCTCAGGGACAACATAGCCAAGATTCTGATGGCCATACGACCGCTCAGCTTGTGCTGA